The nucleotide sequence tcaccaaatgtgatactatcataaccattgctatcatttgtgttgattgagttgaacattcttgcatcaccagtcatgtattgagtgcttccactatcaagaacctaataacttcctctggctttgtaattgacctacaaaagaagatcaattctttttaggtatccaaacttgcttgggtccttaaaggttagtgacCAAACTCTTTGGTAcacaaatggctttcttctttgagctcattcatggtgcaccaatgaacttagccttcacaccatttgtacccttagtaagcatatagaaagaatcaagcttaattaaggatacattagcattattattcttagtcttgcactcatgctctttatgaccaatttGCTTGTAActaatgcaaaaccgaccattgttcttcacaaaactagtcttgtgaggagcaaaggccaccttgcctttcttgggagtatagcccaatccctctttgtagagagaagcactttggctacccaagtacaTAAGTAAGCAGTCATCACCACCATAGACTTTGCCTAAGGTGCGAGTGAGATCATTAACCtctttcttgagggtctcattctcaaccattagtgaggcatcacaagtgaaaccatcactactagatgaggtagaagtagatttgctacaagaagggttactAGGATCAATAATGATAGGcgtatagaatgattcatcaattatatcacaagttaagcctttgtcacatgttacaacatactccttctcattttgcttattaagtagagaggaatgagatttttcaagcttcttgtgagccttaccaagcttcttatgggcttcctctagcctcttatgagatgcattgagctcatcaaaggcttacttaagggctttcaagtctttgcattctcttctcttaatgtcaaaatgttctttagcatcatctaacatgtcaagtagttcatctttagttggttcatcatcattgtcacttttactttcactttcactttcattatcatgttcctcattacatccatcatcacaagtttgtaccttagtggccttagctatGAAGCAtcatggagtgtcgaagagagaatgcttctcattgatagcaatgtttgcaagagccttcttcttggtggtcttgtcatcatcactatcatcatcatcacttgaggaagcatcactatcccaagtgaccacatatgaaccacccttcgtcttcttcttgatggtcatcttgtctttcttctctttcttttccatcttgtccttcttcttgtcatcatcatcattgtcgctattgtatgggcattgagcaacaagatgatccttgcttccacacttgaagcaccttcttgactcttccttgttcttggatgaagacttcttccttctagcacggtagcccttcttcaccatgaacttaccaaatctcttgacaaagagagccaccTTCTCAACATCTATCTCATCAAAGcttaagtcttcatcttcacttgatgattcttgctttgccttacccttggatgatgtggctttgaatgccacactcttcttcttttcatccttcttctcaactttcttctccttcttttcttccttctcatcatcatctttataggtgtcatcggtcatcatatcttccaacacttggtttggtgtcatggtgtccaaaccaatcatcactagaatagtgaccaatgtgccaaatcttgatggcAAGTATcttaagaacttatgggagaagtccttgtctttcACTTCTTCTTCATGtgttttgagatcattgacaagcacttaaagcctatggaacatctccggcacactctcattcttcttcatcttgaagcttgtaaacttctccttgagaatatatgccttagcacccttcatggcttgagtaccctcaaataattcctccaacttcttccatgcctcatgagccctctcaatgttcttgatttgctcaaatgtacTCTCATCTAAagtatcatgaatggcactaagagcaatgtcattgttttggagtagcacttcttcgacggtgatgggagcctcttcattggcaatctcaatcttggtctccaaaaccttccacacatttctattgattggcttgatatatgttgtcatcttagccttccaataatgatagttagagccatcaaattggggtggcttcttggtgttgttgatttgagtcattttgACACAGAAGGTtcttaagcctcaaatcataatgaccatggctccaataccacttgaaaggtcctaatagctagaggagggagaatagcctattgaaaatttctacaacaacacttagcaagatGTTAGATAATTaaacggcgaagcgagtgttgcactagcctactaaaaatgcaagccacctaccacaattctagtgactatgatctctaagcacataattggctaagtcactactctaagttagtgagctctcaaagactaactaaagaacctcactaaccactagacccgacacaagctagctctcaaaactaattacactaaagagcgtaGCAACACTAGGAATGTAATACAAGCGAGGACGGTGaagattataccgacgtgtcaaGGTGTGAGCCAATCATAAGATGGAgccaatggccaagagagtgagcttgagccggccatgggcttaaatagagagccccaaaaaatagagccattggacaCCATGGGCCACTCACTGCGGGCCGACCGAATGCACCGgttagaggtgaccggacgcatgcCTCCAATGTCCGATCACTCGATGAGTGCCACGTGGCCCTACCTTCAAACGTGAGCCACAGATCTCCAACGATCAACTCGCTCATGCATTGTTGCTTAAGTTACGATCGAATGCACCGCTCCAAGCGATCGGACGCGTCGGTGCTCACACTACTCACACGTGCGCCTGAGCTGCCAAGGCCCGATCGGACGCGCTGCTTCCTCCAGCTCCCATGCGTTAGGTCACTTcaagagaggttctagagcaccCAAACGCTGATCAAACGCGTTAGATGCACCTCGACCGGACctagctcagcgtccggtcagttctcctCCTCTACGCGCCAAGTTTCGCGCCCAACATCAGCGTACATCAcctgtgaccgaacgctagccctGTTCGTCCAGTCACTTTTACtgtacagcgtccggtcacaagaccgaagCTGAGCCACTGCTCCACTACTGACCTGACGcgcaggtccagcgtccgatcttGAGTCCGGTTAGCATAGTGACCTCCTCGACTTCCTAAACTTCAACCACCCTTGataaaatgtgccaaccaccaagtgtatcaccttgcgcacgtgtgttagcatattttcacaaatattttcaagggtgttagcactcactagaatctaaattcatacgtaatgagttagaacatctagtgacactttgataaccgcatttcaatacaagtttcacccctcttaatagtacgactatcgatcctaaatgtgatcacactcgctaagtgtctcgatcaccaaaccaaaaagctcctgtCAAGTTTCActtttgctttgagctttttgtttttctctttcttcttttccaagtccaagcaccttgatcatcaccatggtcacaccatcatcacgatcttcaccattgctccatcacttgaactagtgctacctatctcatgatcactttgataaactaagttaaacttaaggtttcatcaattcaccaaaaacaACTAAAGTTTTCAGGCGCCCGGTTGGAAGGGCCGACCCCCGGCACCTCGACCACTTAGGCTATCCACACCGCACAGTGTGACTACAGTGGAAGGGAGCACACATGTATGCTAGCAAGGGGACCCATCACCTCCGATCGACATGTAGGACCCAACAACTTTTGTAACCGACAGGGATCCCTTTCggcagtgttcggctggctggctggccagccaccTCACGAAATCACTATTCacgtcctgccagaacagtattttcctctcacaacaatcagccggaacaatatttttcagtcctgccgaacaggcccttCATAGTGATGCTTTGATCTCTATGTGAGCTCTCCACGAGACACCGTGAGCTTCTAGACCCCTCAAGTGGTTTCGAtggttagtgaaaactttgtttTTCAAGAGCTATTGGGTATTTGGATACAACAAacattgattttgtcaaagttgTTGTCTTCTTAGAGTTTTAGAGACTATAACTTATTTTTTTTGTAAACCATGATTTTTATATGTATTTGGCTTAATAAAACCCGTTCATGATACCACAAATAATTTTCTAAACAGCCCCTAAGCTAAGTAGTATCCCAAGTGCCGGTACCAAGTAGTGAAACAAGGTACCAGCTGTGAACACAAAATTAGAACAATTGAACCACCATGACGTTttgtgaagcaaaaaaaaaagtaaagctAAGTAGTAGTGCCAATAATACCAACTGGTACCTTGCTTTATTTGtgtttatattataaaacagaCTCACGTAAGCCACGTATCGGAACTAACTGCCATTTTGCAAAAGTGATGCTGACTTATACCAGTTCAATCCCTTCCTTCTCCTTAATAATTTCAAGGTTGCATCACGAATTGACGCTTGGCTTGGGCGATCATTGCGAGATCTGACTCCATTTGATCCCAAGTACCATCGCACGTGCCTCGCTGCTGCAACAACCTTTCCAATTCCTTGCAAATCCATGCTTCATTCATCTCACTGCTTGATCACGATTTCAATCAGGCGGCAGCCGTTGCTTCGGGGTGGCAGGCAGGAGGCGATCGAAAGGGATACGGTGCAGCGCATGGCCATGGATGGACCCATGGTGGTCGTCAGGCGTGACGTGGACGGCGGCGGTCCAGCCGGCCGGTGAGTAGTCCGACGAGCGACGGCCCAGCTCAACGGCGGCGCCTTCTCTGTGAGGAGGCTGCTGGAGCCAGACAAAGATGGCCATGGCTGCTTGTGTCCCCTGGGCCCTGGCTGCGAGCCCGGGCAAAACGGATTCGGAAAGAGGTGAGCGGCCGCACGCCACCCCAAACCCCATCCAACGGCCTCGCCCTTTTCGCACGTCAGCGTCTTGCTTTTTTTAATGCCGTTTTAATGACCACGCTGTCGAGCAACACAGCTGTCGAGCACAGGCAGGTCACGAGCTGCCAACAACCGCAGGAATTCTGTTTTTTTACCTGCGACCGCGAGTTTGCTAAAAAAAGATTCAATTCGCGCCGAAACGAAACAAAATGACGGTGCCGACTGCCGAGCTTGTGCTGTCATTTTGTTTGCGACGGCCAGGCTGATGATTTAtttggctggtattaaagtcggttGATAAATTAGTTGAAGTTATCttattataagaaaaaaatattgtagattctaactgataaatcggctgataagttcaagcgaacaggctctGAAACTGTAAGGCTAATAAGGATGTCATTGAGCCTCTTGTTTCCTAGGGAAAATGGTAGACAGTACTCagcttgttcggttggctggttcatatcgttgctggttcgtgaaaaagtactgctggctggtttgtgtgagagaaaaatactgttccggttggaaatttacgatcgtttacgacaagccacagccaaacgaacaggccgttAAGTTCTTGCTTCTTTGTTCACACGAAAGGGCAGATTAGGGCTTTGTTTAATTCCTCTTTCTAAAGTttactttctatcacattgaatatttagacacatacatagattattaaatatagattagaaaataactaattgcacagattacgactaatttgtgaaacgaaatttttaagcctaattagtccatgatttgacaatatggtgctgtCGACTCGGAATTTCGTCCCGAGCCAAAGACACACGAGCAaaccggaagggtccgctcgatgaagctggagatccgcctagcttcagcgcaggggtgatcgatcctgcgtactcctcccgaagcatgtcagtcaatttgaccctgcaattaacaagaagagaaagtttattagtaattaagggcggaacgtgccggtgttgccagatagtcccgaatgtgcggctctgagagccgatataaaaggagatcaactaaatagtcgattccagcatattcataagaataaatcggttaaagctcatggggttgtgtaagaagaatcggttatcgttcaggatgaatatcattctttaaacaaatattagtcaatgacaataaaatattaataataattagttcatgttaagccaatgactgcaagtaaccgaactcctttataaaagaaacagttcatcatcatttaaccatttaataaagataaatcgcatgaacatattagatctcatataTCGCTATAACTagtagggcatgaggcagaatcatgcaggccgtagaaacaaccatagactcgacgaccctaacttattactaatatcagtggggcatgaggtagaatcatgcaggacgtaatacaataataagatcatggggctaacacatctttcaacctatcgctacttcaacaatctcgtgatgcgaactgttcgtgaaagcgcgcgatatcggctaaaatagctgattcaggcataacgcacagttaaggtcatgtcctctCAAGAACGgatctactaaataacgatccccactccacggtactaacagtggggtgtgagatagaatcacacaggctgtgataacggactatggaacagttttcgctagccaatagatctactcaagatcaaacatgccttaaccgcacgctatgcacgatcaagatcgatgtaaaacaaccaataaaacataactcatcgtttaaagtgcagattagatcagtttagattaacaaatgatgggttaaaaaggatataagaccgatctagatcaatcccaatcgggcgaagtgatattgctataattaaataaataatagaagcaataagcaatatcggtaacttaatgaatctatccgaagaaacgccacccttagatagagccgataacttgatcttgatctagtttgagcagtggaggtcgaccggatcgatgcagccgtacctgaactagacaagagtcgataactaacttataccagagtcgtagtggaggtcgaccagatcgatgcagccgtacgaacagaggtataagctatgacggtacttacaaacaagcagtggaggtcgaccggatcgatgcagccgtacttgctgaagaactcgccgagatctactctactcctactactaaggggtggccggagtcgaaaaaagtaaataacttgtattggatttaTTGTGTGTTTGATATAAtagccgggggtttatatttataccctgagctgataagagtcctaaacgaacatgactagataaaaagaaataccaagatacatggactccaatttcccttatgtagaatccttgctgatgaagcttccttatttgatacgtgtccttgtctctttcatcctaatatgcacctagacgtcatgtctctctcaaattaattaaataatatttcatggtcggctcataaatatcccttaattaggaaactttcttgcttttgacatcatcggccgatctcttcctttccaggataagcttaccaaattttagtGTCAACAGGTGCTATAGTAAACGTatgctaataacagattaattaggcttaataaattcgtcttgtgGATTATTGATggcttctgtaatttattttattattactatccgaacactcccatGTGACATCCCGATGTGACACTCGATGTgacatttctaaactttacttcctggatttaaacaccacctaggTGAAATAGATCTGGCGATTCTACCGTCGTGACTATTTTAACTAGAAGCATACCCCGCACGTTGCTGCagaattttcttaaaaataaattcgTTATATACATAGCATTACTTGCATGCTATTTTATTGTATCAGATCTGATAAAAAATTGATAAGCTAATAGAAGAAGAACTGatataatatttgattacattatAAAGGAATAGATGATGAAACAAATGGCGTAGTAGATGGCTTGTATGTTAATAGATTAATTAATTAAAGAATAAAACTATTTCACATGATAGAGATAACgtgtatatttttttattatgaTATGTACTTAGTGGAGAATGATGTAGACACCTTATATGAAGAGATAGAACATCTAGTGGATCACTTAGTGGGGAATGATGTAGACATCTTGTATGAAGAGAAAAATCATCTAGTGGAGTTTAACTTGGACTTAGTGGGGAATGATTTGGACACCTTGCatgaaaaagataacatctagtggATTACTTAATGAGAAATGATGTGGACATTTTACATGAAAAGAAAAATTATCTAATAAAGTTTAGCTTTAAAAGAGTATACAGATATCCCACGCTCCTTAGGCCAATTTGCATTTCAACGAGCGGTTGTAGGGTTTTAAGCAGAAGTACTTGACTGTTCAAGTACTATCTTGGCAGACAGCCTTCTGTAACATCGACGAGTACATGTCATATATTCTTCCGTGATTTTAACTTATCGTTTTTTTACCACATCTTTGCCTCTTGTCCAAACCAACTTCACCATATGTAATCTCTATGCTATTGAATTTGTCAGACCTATTATCATTGTATTAGTCTGGCTTCTCGCTTGTTTTATTCTATCTTAGTGTCGTCTATTTGTCGGTTCGCCACCACCCATAGAAAAGTGAAATATTTATTGTCTTGTCATGGTTTTATTATGATCGTGTCATCCTTATCCTATCTTGGTATCATCTATTTCCACTCATAAAGTGAAATTTATGTTATCAACGACGAGAGCTCTGCATTTtaattaagaaaaaaaaatatgtatCATAAGTTACAAATGTCTTGTCATGCCGTATTATAGTTGAGAAATACGAAAAAAATACCACGGGTGTTTTTGCGTAGAATAATAATGGAAATCTGAGAAACTTTTCCTTAACAAAGAAAGTTTTGAAAAACTGTAACAAAATATTTGAGAAACTGAAAGCCCGATAATACCCTTCTCCCCTACCAACTACCACCAACGCAGTCACTCACCTCTGCACACCTCGCTGCTGCTCGTCTTCCTTTCCATCCTTTATAAGGCCCGGCCGCGGCTCCACTCGTCTCTCCTCCCTTCCCGTACCGTACCAGCGCTCCCCGCTTTCTCCCGGTTCCGTGGAGGCCCGAAGCTTCGAGAAAGGAAACCCTAACGCTGTGGGGAGTAGCCTCCGGCGATGGCTGCGGCGGCGATCCTGCCGGAGCTGGCGACGCAGGTGCTCATCCCGGTCGCGGCGGCCGTGGGCATCGTGTTCGCGGTGGTGCAGTGGGTGCTGGTGTCCAAGGTGCGGGTCACCCCGGAGCGCCACGCGGACGGCGGCGGAGCCGCGAAGAGCGGGCCCAGCGACTACCTcatcgaggaggaggaggggctcAACGACCACAACGTCGTCGTCAAGTGCGCCGAGATCCAGAACGCCATCTCCGAAGGTGAGAAGCCGAGCGCTGGCTCTGTTTTTGGCTGATTGATTGCATATACTCGCGCGCGTTTTCCCTTTACTCTTCGTTTGAAGTTGGCACGCGGGGGGTTTGCTGGATGCTTCGAATAAGATCTTAGCCTTGTTTGAGTTGGATGCTGTTGGAAATGATCGAAACCTTGCGTGCTTTGCTTATTGGCTTAGGCGCACGACCGCACGATGATGCTCTGGATTTGATTTTCGAGCAAAAGGATCGTGGGAAAACCCTTTCTGTTCTTATATataacatatatgtatatattttttttaaaaaatagatgATTCTATTTAACGATGATCTCCCAATCACCTCTGTTATGGAACGAACTTTGATTTTAGTTTGCTTGCTATGTGACGAGACGGTTGGAGGAAACAATCATTTAGTGCGGCTTATGTGTTGTCTTGCTCGGTGATGTGAGAGCATCGTGCGTACGCAAGTTGCTTAGAGTTAGACAGGAGACTTTTAATCAATTGCTAGCTTTAATAGAGAAGGAGACTGCTTGTTTTGCAGACGACAAGTAAAGGCGTTACTCTTTTCACGGTCCATTTTTTTGTTGAAGTTAATTGTAGATTTTTTTGGGGGTGGGGTGTGTGTGGGGTTGGGGTGGGGgaggtggggggtgggggggccaTGTATGGATGGTCGTAATATTGCATTAATGTTCCATGCTAGTTGGATGCAGACAAGGCATTAAACTATCTGTTGTTGCTACTTTACGCAGCAGATATTACAGTAAGCTTTAGTTAATTAAGCCCTAATCCTTGGAGGCACAGCTAATTCTAGTCCACCTAGATATCCTTTTGGAGGTATCTTTTGGGAATGTGTGGGCGTGATCAAATTGGTCGTAATAATTTAGTCGAATTGGTCAGAAGCTGCCTGTGGGGTAACAGATGCAGGGGTAGCAGTCTGAGAAGTCCAGGAGTGGGGTTGCAGATACTCGCAGCACGTGGTCCAAGCTACTCATTCTTCAGTGCAGCTGATATTAACTGTAGTCGGTCCAGACTTCTTCATCTTGTGGGAACCACATGGTCCACATCCTGCTGCTCTGGTAATTTCATAATTCATTGAAATCCTTGCATGTGCACATGTGCGGGGAAGTACTGATGCAGATGAACAATTGCACATTGGCTCGGCATGTTACTCTTAAGGCATCCGTGGAAAGAACCGTTGCATTTTTGTATTGTGTTCCAGTAACATTTCAGAGCTATTTGTTGATGTAGTCGTGGTAGTGCTTATCTAATAATATGAAGATAACAATAAATATGTGGTAACTATCTTTCTGAATTAAGAATAGGATGATATTCCATATTTATCGCTGATGATATCTGGGAGTAATAATCGTATAGGTCAGTCAAATGTGACCTTTTCTGTGAAGATGATTGTGTGTTTGGTTTTACTGTTTACACAACGGACCAGAGACAGGTCATGTAGTTTCTGTAGCTATTGCAATGAAACTTGCTGAGCAATTGTTTCTCTAATTACTGAACTATTTTGACATTCACTACTTGCTGCCTAATTTGCTAAGAGTTCCTTTAAAGTAAGCTGACTTAATATGGGCATTTTTAAAGTTTGGTGGATTAGATTTGGTTGGTCCCCAATTTCCCATTGCAGCACCAGTTGCCTACATCATGTTGTAGTTGCTGGATTAGTCTTGATGGATAAGTTTTCATTGGACCTCGTGGTTTTCATTTAAATTAGCACTGAACTAATTTCCTCTTAAGGCAGCCATCAGTCTGTCACTATTTACCCTTTGTCTGTAGTTCTCTGTTCCAGTTGGTTTGATGTTGACTCATGTCCCTGTGCTGTCTCTGACTGTGACAACATTAAAAGCGGAAAACTGGTAGTAGGTATCACTAGAATCttattttggcttgtttttttcagGATGCCTAACAAAGGTACATAAATTGAGCAACTTACAAGCAGCCTAAAGTCTACCTAAGATGGGTTTGATTGATcaaagccatgcatgcaagtgaaGGGACTGCGATGAAATTTCTGTGTGTTAAAAATAGGGAAAAAATTGTTGTATCTTGATAAATGATAACTGCGCCTTTATGACAGAACTTTATTGTATAAAATTTATCTTCCTCATATAGGATCAAAGAGCTGTTCCCATTTGGGTCTATTTTATAGTTGGCGTAGCAATTCTTTCATGAGTGAATATAGTCATGCACATAGAAGTAGAGGGTTTGCCATTCCATGATTTTTCGCTCCATTGTATCACTGACGTGGTGAATGAGTGGCAATCCTCAAGCGCCAGAATGGGGTGGCAAATCCTCAAACTTACCATATTTTAGAGTTGTTTGGGATTCAATTGCATCAGCCTCGATTTTTTCTGTTACTTCAGAGTTGATGTTGTTCTGTGGCATGCTTTGCTcatttcaattttttatttagCAAGCCTTAATACACTGTCTGTAACTACTGAACTCACTTTGCCATCCTTTTCCTTACTTTGTTGTGAACAGGAGCTACATCTTTCCTTTTCACTGAGTACAAGTATGTTGGATTATTCATGGGCATCTTTGCAATCCTTATATTCCTCTTCCTTGGGTCTGTCGAGGGATTCAGCACGAAGAGTCAACCTTGCCACTATAGCAAGGGCAAGACTTGCAAGCCTGCACTTGCTAATGCCATCTTCAGTACTATAGCTTTTGTGCTTGGTGCAGTCACCTCACTGGTTTCTGGCTTTCTTGGAATGAAGATCGCAACTTATGCGAATGCCCGGACAACTTTAGAGGCCAGAAAGGGTGTCGGGAAGGCATTTATTACTGCCTTCCGATCTGGTGCAGTTATGGGCTTCCTGCTTGCTGCCAGCGGTCTTTTGGTTCTTTACATTGCTATCAATTTGTTTGGAATTTATTATGGTGATGACTGGGAAGGTCTTTTTGAGGCTATTACTGGTTATGGCCTTGGTGGTTCTTCTATGGCTCTTTTCGGCCGCGTTGGTGGTGGTATTTATACCAAGGCTGCTGATGTTGGTGCTGACCTTGTGGGGAAGGTAGAAAGAAACATTCCTGAGGACGATCCAAGAAACCCAGCTGTAAGAATTCATTCACTTGAATTGTGAAAACTTCCAGTTCTTAAGTGCTATCTTGCTACACTGCAATTGCATAGTGTTCATACTTGGTTTCGATCATAGCTTATAGCTAGCATTCTGCTTGGACTGGTGTCTGCACCGTGGTGTAAGAATGATCTCTTGATGTACTTGCAGGTCATTGCTGACAATGTTGGTGATAACGTTGGAGATATTGCTGGAATGGGATCAGATCTCTTTGGCTCGTATGCTGAATCGTCATGTGCTGCTCTTGTTGTGGCCTCGATCTCGTCTTTTGGAATCAACCATGAATTTACCCCGATGGTGTACCCCCTTCTTGTCAGCTCTGTTGGTATTATAGCATGTCTCATAACAACGCTGTTTGCAACTGATTTCTTCGAGATAAAGGTTGTGAATGAAATAGAGCCTGCTCTCAAGAAACAACTTATAATATCCACTGTTGTGATGACTATTGGCATTGCGCTCATCAGTTGGCTTGGTCTTCCATACACTTTCACCATTTATAACTTTGGAGCCCAG is from Miscanthus floridulus cultivar M001 chromosome 7, ASM1932011v1, whole genome shotgun sequence and encodes:
- the LOC136466731 gene encoding pyrophosphate-energized vacuolar membrane proton pump-like → MAAAAILPELATQVLIPVAAAVGIVFAVVQWVLVSKVRVTPERHADGGGAAKSGPSDYLIEEEEGLNDHNVVVKCAEIQNAISEGATSFLFTEYKYVGLFMGIFAILIFLFLGSVEGFSTKSQPCHYSKGKTCKPALANAIFSTIAFVLGAVTSLVSGFLGMKIATYANARTTLEARKGVGKAFITAFRSGAVMGFLLAASGLLVLYIAINLFGIYYGDDWEGLFEAITGYGLGGSSMALFGRVGGGIYTKAADVGADLVGKVERNIPEDDPRNPAVIADNVGDNVGDIAGMGSDLFGSYAESSCAALVVASISSFGINHEFTPMVYPLLVSSVGIIACLITTLFATDFFEIKVVNEIEPALKKQLIISTVVMTIGIALISWLGLPYTFTIYNFGAQKTVQSWQLFLCVAVGLWAGLVIGFVTEYYTSNAYSPVQDVADSCRTGAATNVIFGLALGYKSVIIPIFAIAFSIFLSFSLAAMYGVAVAALGMLSTIATGLAIDAYGPISDNAGGIAEMAGMSHRIRERTDALDSAGNTTAAIGKGFAIGSAALVSLALFGAFVSRASISTVDVLTPKVFIGLIVGAMLPYWFSAMTMKSVGSAALKMVEEVRRQFNTIPGLMEGTTKPDYATCVKISTDASIKEMIPPGALVMLTPLIVGILFGVETLSGVLAGALVSGVQIAISASNTGGAWDNAKKYIEAGASEHARTLGPKGSDPHKAAVIGDTIGDPLKDTSGPSLNILIKLMAVESLVFAPFFAAHGGILFKWL